The Sorex araneus isolate mSorAra2 chromosome 5, mSorAra2.pri, whole genome shotgun sequence genome has a segment encoding these proteins:
- the CSN3 gene encoding kappa-casein, with the protein MKSFFLALNILALALAFMLCENEKTNFDQHILKLAPVHYLLNNYFHYMSSYYPHRPVVPMGNQYMFYPFYAKPVVGMPHIQIPQWEILKNMYASSMIRYPSLHQTSMPTAPKNTQDETVIPTTDSTMTMEPTLFPATETTVKTAATSEASSEFFMTSTAETTTASVTSPLA; encoded by the exons ATGAAGAGCTTTTTCTTAGCTTTGAATATCCTGGCATTAGCCCTGGCTTTTATG CTCTGTGAgaatgagaaaacaaattttgatCAGCACATTCTCAAGCTTGCTCCAGTTCATTATCTGTTAAATAACTATTTTCACTACATGTCCAGTTACTACCCACATAGACCAGTTGTGCCCATGGGCAATCAATACATGTTTTATCCATTTTATGCCAAGCCAGTTGTAGGCATGCCACATATCCAAATTCCTCAGTGGGAAATCCTGAAAAATATGTATGCATCCTCTATGATCCGTTATCCAAGTCTGCACCAAACATCTATGCCCACTGCCCCCAAGAATACTCAGGATGAAACAGTTATCCCTACCACTGACTCTACCATGACTATGGAGCCTACTCTTTTTCCTGCCACTGAAACCACAGTAAAAACTGCAGCAACTTCAGAAGCTTCTTCAGAATTCTTCATGACGAGCACAGCTGAGACTACCACAGCTTCAGTTACTTCACCCTTGGCTTAA